The genomic stretch GTCGCAGGGACTGCAAAGGCATCGAAAATCCTGCGCCTGCGCAGCCAGCCCGACCAAGAGGTCGGCGAAACCGAGCGCGAGGTTGCCGTTTATCGCTACGACCGCGAGGGCGTGCTTCGCGCCCTGAGCCGTCTTCGCAAGGGAGAGGCTGCATGAGCCAGTTGCTATTGCTCGCCAAGGTCGCCGGTCGTCGCTGCGCCTTTCGCGCCGAAGACGTCCAGTCGGTTATCGAGACCACTACGATCACGCCGGTGCCGCTGGCACCTTCGCATGTCGCAGGTCTATCCGCATTGCGGAGCCAGGCGCTGACCGTGATCGATTGCCGCAAGGCGATCGGCTGCAAGGATGCGCAGGACGGGGTCGAACCCGACCTGCGGGCCGCCGTGGTTTCGGTCGACGGGCATTCCTATGCCTTGCTGGTCGACCAGGTCGAAGACGTCACCGAAGCTTCCAGCGAGCCGCAGGCAATTCCCGGCGGTTTCGGGAAAGCATGGTCGCGGGTCGCGCACGGAATGGTGGAAACCGGTTCGGGTCCGGTCCTGCTGCTCAAGACAAATACAATCGTGGAAGGTCCTTCGCAGTCGCGCGCGAAGGCGGCTTAATCGCTTGGTT from Altererythrobacter epoxidivorans encodes the following:
- a CDS encoding chemotaxis protein CheW, coding for MSQLLLLAKVAGRRCAFRAEDVQSVIETTTITPVPLAPSHVAGLSALRSQALTVIDCRKAIGCKDAQDGVEPDLRAAVVSVDGHSYALLVDQVEDVTEASSEPQAIPGGFGKAWSRVAHGMVETGSGPVLLLKTNTIVEGPSQSRAKAA